One window of Botrimarina mediterranea genomic DNA carries:
- the pnuC gene encoding nicotinamide riboside transporter PnuC → MQSENLLTGILTLMVCVLALFGGASGAASWLEATSFVTGAACVWLTVKENVWNFPIGLVNVTTFSVVFFQARLYADAGLQIVYFALGVAGWMMWLHGGANRSPLKVTRAPLVECVLSAVFVSLGTIALWSLLTNVGGSASFWDALTTSLSLASQWLLNRKRVESWLGWILVDVIYVPLYLCKELYLTALLYAVFLAMAVVGLKAWTNSWRLQVNAQEDSGAYQAILT, encoded by the coding sequence TTGCAAAGTGAGAATCTGCTAACAGGCATTCTGACCTTGATGGTATGTGTGCTCGCCTTGTTTGGGGGCGCCAGCGGAGCGGCGAGTTGGCTTGAAGCCACCTCATTCGTGACTGGCGCCGCCTGTGTTTGGCTAACGGTGAAGGAGAACGTCTGGAACTTCCCAATCGGCTTAGTGAATGTGACGACTTTCTCTGTCGTCTTTTTTCAAGCAAGGTTGTATGCCGACGCCGGTCTGCAAATCGTGTACTTTGCTCTTGGTGTCGCCGGATGGATGATGTGGCTTCATGGCGGTGCAAACCGGTCGCCCTTAAAGGTGACTCGTGCGCCGCTCGTGGAATGCGTTCTGTCGGCGGTTTTTGTTTCTCTGGGGACGATTGCCCTTTGGAGTTTGCTCACGAACGTCGGCGGCTCAGCTTCTTTCTGGGATGCGTTGACAACCTCGCTTAGTCTCGCGTCGCAGTGGCTGCTCAATCGCAAGCGGGTCGAGAGTTGGCTTGGCTGGATCCTCGTCGATGTCATATACGTGCCGCTCTATCTTTGCAAAGAGCTCTATCTAACGGCTCTTCTCTACGCTGTGTTCTTAGCGATGGCGGTCGTTGGCTTAAAAGCGTGGACGAACAGCTGGCGCCTTCAGGTAAACGCTCAAGAGGATAGTGGCGCATACCAAGCCATTCTAACATGA
- a CDS encoding S9 family peptidase, with amino-acid sequence MRTLTELAAFLGLLALFASGCAEGPIESVAAAQDSRDKTAPAKTTNVAAKPMTKNAGAAAEGVNSTPLIPRDVLFGNPDRAQARLSPDGKYLSYLKPVDGVLNVWVGPADDVDAAKPVTDDKLRGIRSHGWAYNSKYILYTQDKGGDENWHVYATNVETKETRDLTPIDGVRGELSGSSERFLDEVLIGFNDRDDRFHDIYRVNVLTGEKSLVQENPGVAGFVTDDDFNVRLAVTFTPDAGQVWLKPKSDEPGLKGYEDWEPMEEFTSVDAMNSGPAGFDKTGNVLFYEDSRDRNTAGLFSRNLDTNETKLVAEDPRADVGGVMSHPTEKTLQAVSFTYSKTEWKILDEAIRPDIEFLQAFGKQDGSDGEFIVSGRTLDDSKWTVAYVLDDGPMKFYVYDRKPEGDAKMRFLFNSRDDIAEYPLAKMHTPVIEARDGLKLVSYLTLPVGSDPDGDGVPAEPLPMVLDVHGGPWARDGWGFNSTHQWLANRGYAVLSVNYRGSTGFGKEFVNAADGEWSGKMHDDLLDAVKWAVEGGVAKQDEVGIMGGSYGGYATLVGLTFTPDVFACGVDVVGPSSLVTLLNNVPPYWFQFMPVMKQRVGDWTTEEGIKSLEARSPLNKVDAIKKPLLIGQGANDPRVKQQEADQIVEAMQEKGIPVTYALYPDEGHGFARPENSTSFNAVTEMFLAEILGGRYEPLTAEDLEGSSLHVPAGADDVPGLAEVLPAERKQTPKSEEKESDDGA; translated from the coding sequence ATGCGAACCCTAACCGAGCTCGCCGCTTTCCTCGGACTGCTCGCTCTGTTTGCCAGCGGCTGCGCCGAAGGGCCGATTGAGTCCGTCGCCGCCGCGCAAGATTCTCGCGACAAGACGGCCCCCGCTAAGACGACGAATGTCGCCGCCAAGCCCATGACCAAAAACGCCGGCGCCGCCGCCGAGGGCGTCAACTCCACGCCCCTGATCCCCCGCGACGTGCTGTTCGGCAACCCCGACCGCGCGCAGGCCCGCCTCAGCCCCGACGGCAAGTACCTCAGCTACCTCAAGCCCGTCGATGGCGTGCTCAACGTCTGGGTCGGGCCCGCCGACGACGTGGACGCCGCCAAGCCCGTCACCGACGACAAGCTCCGCGGCATCCGCTCGCACGGCTGGGCCTACAACAGCAAGTACATCCTCTACACGCAGGATAAGGGTGGCGACGAGAACTGGCACGTTTACGCCACCAACGTCGAAACCAAAGAGACCCGCGACCTCACGCCGATCGACGGCGTCCGCGGCGAGCTCTCCGGCTCGAGCGAGCGCTTCCTCGACGAGGTGCTCATCGGCTTCAACGACCGCGACGACCGCTTCCACGACATCTACCGCGTCAACGTCCTGACGGGCGAGAAGTCGCTCGTGCAAGAGAACCCGGGCGTCGCCGGCTTCGTGACCGACGACGACTTCAACGTGCGCCTCGCCGTGACCTTCACCCCCGACGCCGGCCAAGTGTGGCTCAAGCCCAAGAGCGACGAGCCCGGCCTCAAGGGCTACGAAGACTGGGAGCCGATGGAAGAGTTCACCAGCGTTGATGCGATGAATAGCGGACCGGCGGGCTTCGACAAGACTGGCAACGTCCTCTTCTACGAAGACAGCCGCGACCGCAATACGGCCGGCCTCTTCTCGCGCAACCTCGACACGAACGAGACCAAGCTCGTCGCCGAAGACCCCCGCGCCGACGTAGGCGGCGTCATGTCGCACCCGACCGAGAAGACGCTGCAAGCCGTCTCGTTCACGTATAGCAAGACCGAGTGGAAGATCCTCGACGAGGCGATTCGCCCCGACATTGAGTTCCTCCAAGCCTTCGGCAAGCAGGACGGCTCGGACGGCGAGTTCATCGTCAGCGGCCGGACGCTCGACGACTCGAAGTGGACGGTCGCCTACGTGCTCGACGACGGCCCGATGAAGTTCTATGTCTACGACCGTAAGCCCGAAGGGGACGCGAAAATGCGGTTCCTCTTCAACAGCCGCGACGACATCGCCGAGTACCCGCTGGCAAAGATGCACACGCCGGTGATCGAGGCCCGCGACGGGCTCAAGCTCGTCAGCTACCTGACGCTCCCGGTCGGCAGCGACCCCGATGGCGATGGCGTCCCCGCCGAGCCGCTGCCGATGGTGCTCGACGTTCACGGCGGCCCTTGGGCCCGCGACGGTTGGGGCTTCAACTCGACGCATCAATGGCTTGCCAACCGGGGCTACGCCGTGCTCAGCGTCAACTACCGCGGCTCCACGGGCTTCGGCAAAGAGTTCGTCAACGCCGCCGACGGCGAGTGGTCCGGCAAGATGCACGACGACCTCTTGGACGCGGTGAAGTGGGCCGTCGAGGGCGGCGTCGCCAAGCAGGACGAGGTCGGCATCATGGGCGGCTCGTACGGCGGCTACGCGACGCTCGTGGGCCTGACGTTCACGCCCGACGTGTTCGCGTGCGGCGTCGATGTCGTCGGCCCGTCGAGCCTCGTGACGCTATTGAACAACGTCCCGCCGTACTGGTTCCAGTTCATGCCGGTGATGAAGCAACGCGTCGGCGACTGGACCACCGAAGAAGGTATTAAGTCGCTCGAAGCCCGTTCGCCCCTCAACAAGGTCGACGCCATCAAGAAGCCGCTCCTCATCGGACAGGGCGCCAACGACCCGCGCGTCAAGCAGCAAGAGGCCGACCAGATCGTCGAGGCGATGCAGGAGAAGGGCATCCCCGTCACCTACGCCCTCTACCCCGACGAGGGCCACGGCTTCGCCCGCCCCGAGAACTCGACGAGCTTCAACGCCGTCACCGAGATGTTCCTCGCCGAGATCCTCGGCGGCCGCTACGAACCGCTAACGGCCGAAGACCTCGAAGGCTCAAGCCTCCACGTCCCCGCCGGCGCCGACGACGTGCCCGGCCTCGCCGAGGTTCTGCCGGCGGAGCGGAAGCAAACGCCGAAGTCGGAAGAGAAGGAGTCAGACGACGGCGCGTGA
- a CDS encoding methyltransferase domain-containing protein, giving the protein MKKPLLTPRDLPRLLLGVTLGVVGAVAVVSPFSLIPRAWVEAPTSLPAPEHLPSTGPSHATWPPHEWTDDPKWHWVRYDDEGWSTGYVGTYRSLEDLLGPAPASDRQLSVPLFPTVYQPDNLDKLYYDWIAEGPIERGDKVLVIGTGSGADSWAVALKTQSKVYAVDINPLAVLNARVTARLGGFELEAVAGDFQAIELPKSFRDFDYVLWNMPFVEAGASDENFLSRNFHDGDDGTIATRFLERLPSLLKPEGVAVALNYALARNYLNTPGTTTHVAPDDEAAITDTTYMLFVVPNPGTAQ; this is encoded by the coding sequence ATGAAGAAGCCTCTCCTCACGCCGCGCGACCTTCCGCGACTTTTGCTGGGCGTTACCTTAGGGGTCGTGGGGGCAGTGGCGGTGGTGTCACCGTTCTCGCTGATCCCGCGGGCGTGGGTCGAAGCCCCGACCAGCCTGCCGGCGCCCGAGCATCTGCCCTCGACCGGGCCGTCGCACGCCACTTGGCCGCCGCACGAGTGGACCGACGATCCCAAGTGGCACTGGGTCCGCTACGACGACGAGGGTTGGAGCACCGGCTACGTCGGCACCTATCGCAGCCTGGAAGACTTGCTCGGCCCCGCCCCTGCGAGCGATCGGCAACTCTCTGTCCCGCTGTTCCCTACCGTCTATCAGCCCGACAACCTCGACAAGCTGTACTACGACTGGATCGCCGAGGGCCCCATCGAGCGCGGCGACAAGGTGCTGGTGATCGGCACAGGGTCGGGCGCCGATTCGTGGGCCGTAGCGCTGAAGACTCAGAGCAAGGTCTACGCCGTCGATATCAACCCGCTGGCGGTGCTCAACGCCCGCGTCACGGCGCGGCTGGGCGGCTTCGAGCTCGAAGCGGTGGCGGGCGACTTCCAAGCGATCGAACTCCCCAAGTCGTTCCGAGACTTCGACTACGTCCTCTGGAACATGCCCTTCGTCGAAGCCGGCGCGAGCGACGAGAACTTCCTCAGCCGCAACTTCCACGACGGCGACGACGGCACGATCGCGACACGCTTCTTGGAACGGCTGCCCTCGCTCCTCAAGCCCGAAGGCGTCGCCGTGGCGCTCAACTACGCCCTCGCCCGCAACTACCTCAACACGCCCGGGACGACGACCCATGTCGCTCCCGACGACGAAGCAGCGATCACCGACACGACCTACATGCTGTTCGTGGTCCCCAACCCGGGGACGGCGCAGTAA
- the queF gene encoding preQ(1) synthase produces the protein MSRELLETFDNQFPDRDYRIEIRQPEFTSLCPKTGQPDFGVVTITYTPRALCVELKSLKFYLGSFRDKGIFYEHITNTILDDLVAVVKPQWIKVEIAFNARGGITETVTAQYAGSAI, from the coding sequence ATGTCGCGCGAATTGCTCGAGACGTTTGACAACCAGTTCCCCGACCGAGACTACCGGATCGAGATCCGCCAGCCGGAGTTCACGTCGCTGTGCCCGAAGACGGGGCAGCCGGACTTCGGTGTGGTGACGATCACCTACACGCCGCGGGCGCTGTGCGTCGAGCTGAAGAGCCTGAAGTTCTATCTCGGCTCGTTCCGCGACAAGGGGATCTTCTACGAGCACATCACCAACACGATCCTCGACGACCTGGTGGCGGTGGTGAAGCCGCAGTGGATCAAGGTCGAGATCGCGTTCAACGCCCGCGGCGGCATCACCGAGACGGTGACGGCGCAGTACGCGGGCTCGGCGATCTAA
- a CDS encoding ThuA domain-containing protein, with translation MTFRSSFGICFAILTTCAVACGEAPRLPDLSKYAKSIAGWEDEVSRLEAKDAVNPDPEDAVLLIGSSSIRLWKTAAEDLAPYPVIERGYGGASFADLAHYAERIVSPHRYRAAVVFCANDVTGGAGDRSPEEVAEWFGYVADVLRRHEPDAPVICCDVRPTPSRHHVWDKTKAVNAALKAECDKRAGVYYLDTADEYLLDNGDARSDVYRADRLHLNDAGYELWSSQIKAELDRVLGEESSAKMPVYSDEDAIPEPASEDAVEALHSGTNQSKVEADRAGKPLRVLLVAGPKDHDAGEHDYPSWLDVWSQLLPRSPGVEVDSAWEFPTAEQADGADVMVFYQRGRWDDERAAVIDPFLDRGGGLVYIHWAVDGRGGEQAMAERIGLSAKGGGGIKYRHGELDLDFTPGAGHPVARNLHRARWTDESYWALTGDPSRLTLLGAGVEDGAPQPLFWTMEHASGGRVFVSIPGHYMWTFDDPVYRTLLLRGVAWAGHRNVDRFNEVAMLGARVAE, from the coding sequence ATGACGTTTCGGTCATCGTTCGGCATTTGCTTCGCGATCCTCACCACCTGCGCGGTCGCCTGCGGTGAGGCGCCGCGCCTTCCCGATCTGTCGAAGTACGCCAAGTCGATCGCGGGCTGGGAGGACGAGGTTTCGCGGCTCGAAGCGAAGGACGCGGTGAACCCCGACCCCGAGGACGCGGTGCTGCTGATCGGCAGCTCGAGCATCCGGCTCTGGAAAACCGCGGCCGAGGACTTGGCGCCCTACCCCGTCATCGAGCGGGGCTACGGCGGCGCGAGCTTCGCGGACCTCGCCCACTACGCCGAGCGGATCGTCTCGCCGCACCGGTACCGCGCGGCGGTGGTGTTCTGTGCGAACGACGTGACGGGCGGCGCCGGGGACCGTTCGCCTGAAGAGGTGGCGGAGTGGTTCGGCTACGTCGCCGACGTGCTGCGTCGCCACGAGCCCGACGCCCCGGTCATCTGCTGCGACGTGCGGCCGACGCCGTCGCGCCATCACGTGTGGGACAAGACCAAGGCGGTCAACGCCGCCCTCAAGGCCGAGTGCGACAAACGGGCTGGGGTTTACTACCTCGACACGGCCGACGAGTACCTGCTCGACAACGGCGACGCCCGCAGCGACGTTTACCGCGCGGACCGGCTGCACCTCAACGACGCGGGCTACGAGCTGTGGTCGTCGCAAATCAAGGCGGAGCTCGACCGTGTGCTCGGCGAGGAGTCCTCGGCAAAGATGCCGGTCTACAGCGATGAAGACGCAATCCCCGAGCCGGCGTCGGAGGACGCGGTGGAAGCGCTGCACTCGGGGACCAACCAAAGCAAGGTCGAAGCCGACCGCGCCGGCAAACCGCTGCGGGTGCTGCTCGTGGCGGGCCCAAAGGACCACGACGCCGGCGAGCACGATTACCCCAGCTGGCTCGACGTCTGGTCGCAGTTGCTGCCGCGATCGCCCGGCGTTGAGGTCGATTCGGCGTGGGAGTTTCCGACCGCCGAGCAAGCCGATGGCGCTGATGTGATGGTGTTCTACCAGCGGGGTCGTTGGGACGACGAGCGGGCGGCGGTGATCGACCCCTTCCTAGATCGGGGCGGCGGCTTGGTTTACATCCATTGGGCCGTCGATGGCCGCGGCGGCGAGCAGGCGATGGCCGAGCGGATCGGCCTCTCCGCCAAGGGGGGCGGCGGCATCAAGTACCGCCACGGCGAGCTCGACCTCGACTTCACGCCCGGCGCCGGCCACCCGGTCGCCCGCAACCTGCACCGCGCGCGGTGGACCGACGAGTCGTACTGGGCGCTAACGGGCGACCCCTCGCGGCTGACGTTGCTCGGCGCCGGCGTCGAGGACGGCGCTCCGCAGCCGCTCTTCTGGACGATGGAGCACGCCAGCGGCGGCCGCGTGTTCGTCTCGATCCCGGGCCACTACATGTGGACATTCGACGACCCGGTCTACCGCACGCTGCTGCTACGCGGCGTCGCCTGGGCGGGGCATCGCAACGTCGATCGGTTCAACGAAGTAGCGATGCTCGGCGCGCGGGTCGCGGAATAG
- a CDS encoding AAA family ATPase: MTLGFIVGKFYPPHHGHKHLINTARAQVDQLIVMVAHHASQKIPGELRKAWLEEIHPDCEIHLVPDELDDDSQQWAEFTVRYLGRSPDVVFTSEDYGHEYARLMGAQHVMVDRNRSDVPISGTAVRSAPLDNLDFLEPCVRAFFVRRVVLIGAESTGKTTLANMLADRWQTTWVPEYGREHWERKVAGLPMSGPLPVWTDEEFVHIANEQQARENLAARSANRVLVCDTNAFATGTWFERYRNHRSLAVDAIGAADKADLYLIPTPDVPFVQDGFRDGESVRSWMHARFVEQLSEGRVNWRQLNGTYAERLQQAENAVTELMSKSWESE, translated from the coding sequence ATGACCCTCGGCTTCATCGTTGGTAAGTTTTACCCACCACATCACGGTCACAAGCATCTCATCAACACAGCGCGTGCGCAGGTTGATCAGTTGATTGTGATGGTGGCGCACCATGCTTCTCAGAAGATTCCTGGCGAGCTCCGCAAGGCGTGGCTCGAGGAAATTCACCCGGACTGCGAGATTCACCTCGTCCCCGACGAATTGGACGACGACAGCCAGCAGTGGGCCGAGTTCACGGTGCGTTATCTAGGCCGTTCGCCTGACGTAGTCTTCACGAGCGAAGACTACGGCCACGAATACGCTAGGCTCATGGGGGCTCAGCATGTCATGGTCGATCGCAACCGTTCCGACGTACCTATTTCAGGAACTGCCGTTCGTTCAGCGCCGCTAGATAACTTAGACTTCCTTGAGCCGTGCGTGCGTGCGTTCTTTGTCCGCAGAGTCGTACTAATCGGCGCCGAATCAACAGGCAAAACGACGCTCGCTAATATGCTGGCGGATCGATGGCAAACAACCTGGGTGCCAGAGTACGGACGAGAGCATTGGGAGAGGAAGGTTGCGGGGCTGCCAATGAGTGGGCCGTTGCCGGTCTGGACTGATGAGGAGTTTGTCCACATCGCGAACGAGCAGCAGGCCCGAGAAAACCTAGCGGCGAGGTCGGCAAACCGCGTCCTGGTCTGCGACACCAACGCGTTTGCAACAGGCACTTGGTTCGAGCGCTATCGAAACCACAGAAGCCTAGCCGTCGATGCGATCGGCGCTGCCGACAAAGCCGATCTCTACCTAATTCCAACACCCGATGTGCCGTTTGTCCAAGACGGGTTTCGCGACGGAGAGTCGGTCCGGAGCTGGATGCACGCTCGGTTTGTCGAGCAACTGTCGGAGGGGAGAGTTAATTGGCGGCAACTGAATGGAACCTATGCCGAGCGTTTACAACAGGCCGAGAACGCCGTTACCGAACTGATGTCAAAAAGCTGGGAGAGTGAATGA
- a CDS encoding TraR/DksA family transcriptional regulator: protein MSRTRNDSIKKIQQLLATRRDALRKALAGDLSMLMQLREQSGGDIVDAALDATQDEISSQLAEVESRELGSIEKALDRIRQGHYGDCEICNKKIALARLNALPYATMCIECQQAAEDGTLDDRMPEDWSRVVDTGYSEVDSRVNDFELQ, encoded by the coding sequence ATGTCCCGCACCCGTAACGACTCGATCAAGAAGATCCAGCAATTGCTGGCGACCCGACGTGACGCGCTCCGCAAGGCGCTCGCGGGGGACCTCAGCATGCTGATGCAACTGCGTGAGCAGTCCGGCGGCGACATCGTCGACGCCGCCCTCGACGCCACCCAAGACGAGATCAGTTCGCAGCTGGCCGAAGTTGAAAGCCGTGAGCTGGGGAGCATTGAGAAGGCTCTCGACCGGATCCGACAGGGCCACTACGGCGACTGCGAGATCTGCAACAAGAAGATCGCGCTGGCTCGGCTGAACGCCCTCCCCTACGCGACCATGTGCATCGAGTGTCAACAAGCGGCCGAGGACGGCACGCTGGACGATCGGATGCCCGAAGATTGGAGTCGCGTCGTCGATACCGGTTATTCCGAGGTCGATAGCCGCGTCAACGATTTCGAGTTGCAGTAA
- a CDS encoding SAM-dependent methyltransferase: MTLLSEPLTPVPSAERPGVADRLDLPEPPRRVPPVRRVQTCYALMHIAAGAGVRDFADGEYTESDTTLEEGIIRQNDYLLDEVGCTRPGFRLLEIGSGYGRLLRQARQRGAVGVGVNISPEQVRDCQEQGLEVHCCNYRDLMEAPEWQGRFDGVVANGSLEHWVQPEDVKAGQANAIYNEAFEIAQRMLDPQDADARFVTTAIHVPESLDPDALLTDWRRLPKGSSERMFSLLHHWFGGYYPTYTQLAECAQPYFALEKQTDGTTGYGAASQYRMSRMRRALATKPKVLWKIAQSLLRRPRRTSELLYAYFIAEAWDWQFRGETPPTRLLRQTWRRNATLAT; encoded by the coding sequence ATGACTCTCCTTTCTGAACCATTGACGCCGGTTCCCTCCGCTGAACGGCCCGGCGTTGCCGACCGCCTCGACTTGCCCGAGCCCCCGCGACGGGTCCCGCCGGTGAGGCGGGTGCAGACGTGCTACGCGCTGATGCACATCGCCGCGGGCGCCGGCGTCCGTGACTTTGCCGACGGGGAGTACACCGAGAGCGACACGACGCTGGAAGAGGGGATCATTCGCCAGAACGACTACCTGCTCGACGAAGTCGGCTGCACGCGGCCGGGCTTTCGGTTGCTGGAGATCGGCAGCGGTTACGGCCGGCTGCTGAGGCAGGCGCGCCAGCGCGGCGCCGTTGGCGTTGGCGTCAACATCTCGCCGGAGCAAGTCCGCGACTGCCAAGAGCAGGGCCTTGAGGTCCACTGTTGCAACTACCGCGACCTGATGGAGGCGCCGGAGTGGCAGGGGCGGTTCGATGGCGTTGTCGCCAATGGATCCCTCGAACACTGGGTGCAGCCCGAGGACGTGAAGGCAGGGCAAGCGAACGCGATCTACAACGAGGCGTTCGAGATCGCTCAACGGATGCTCGATCCACAAGACGCCGACGCACGCTTCGTGACGACGGCGATCCACGTCCCCGAGTCGCTCGACCCCGACGCGCTGCTGACCGACTGGCGCCGCCTGCCGAAGGGTTCGTCCGAACGGATGTTCAGCCTTCTGCACCACTGGTTCGGCGGTTACTACCCGACCTACACGCAACTCGCCGAATGCGCGCAGCCGTACTTCGCGCTCGAGAAGCAAACCGACGGCACCACGGGCTACGGCGCCGCCAGCCAGTACCGGATGAGCCGCATGCGGCGGGCGCTAGCGACGAAGCCCAAGGTGCTGTGGAAGATCGCACAGTCGCTACTGCGCCGTCCCCGCCGGACGTCCGAGTTGCTGTACGCCTACTTCATCGCCGAAGCGTGGGACTGGCAATTCCGCGGCGAGACGCCACCGACGCGGTTGCTGAGGCAGACGTGGCGGCGGAATGCGACGCTCGCAACTTGA
- a CDS encoding YciE/YciF ferroxidase family protein: MSMETLADAFHDELRDVLSAERQLTKALPKMVKNATSPQLKKAFESHLAETETHVERVEQAFEETGKSARAKTCEAMKGLLKEGEELMEEEAAPEVKDALLIAAAQKVEHYEIATYGTLCTWAEALGYKKALKLLKQNIAQEEAADKKLSQIAEKVNAEAAQAAVA, encoded by the coding sequence ATGTCGATGGAAACCCTAGCCGACGCCTTTCATGACGAACTCCGCGACGTGCTCAGCGCCGAACGCCAACTCACCAAGGCGTTGCCGAAGATGGTGAAAAACGCGACCTCGCCGCAGCTCAAGAAGGCTTTCGAGAGCCACCTCGCCGAGACCGAGACTCACGTCGAGCGTGTCGAGCAGGCCTTCGAAGAAACGGGCAAATCGGCCCGCGCCAAAACCTGCGAGGCGATGAAGGGCCTCCTCAAGGAAGGCGAGGAGCTGATGGAAGAGGAGGCCGCGCCCGAGGTGAAGGACGCCCTGCTCATCGCCGCCGCCCAGAAGGTCGAGCACTACGAGATCGCCACCTACGGCACGCTCTGCACCTGGGCGGAGGCGTTGGGCTACAAGAAGGCCCTCAAGCTGCTGAAACAGAACATCGCCCAGGAAGAGGCCGCCGACAAGAAGCTGTCGCAGATCGCCGAGAAGGTGAACGCCGAAGCCGCCCAAGCGGCCGTTGCGTGA
- a CDS encoding S1C family serine protease yields MSDVVRKSSPAAIVLSVVIAALGSPAVAQEAATAVDQASPRLVAVDSLEAKIEPLTLETRANEFRALARDVAALESELGIFKRVAKLVAPSVVHIEARPINEHRVRGGQEAGSGVIVHFRGKPYVLTNRHVIKHSSPSHIRVQLVDGRPFRPEQLWSDSETDVAVMSVGKADAIGLVPAVLGDSSQLEIGEQVMAFGSPFGLSHSVTRGIVSAKGRYNLDLGDGEVELQNFLQTDAAINPGNSGGPLVSLRGEVVGLNTAIASSSGGNEGIGFSIPINLATRIAGQLIENGEAQRGYLGVEFDAMFNEQRARSAGLPRLFGARITAIKTDSPAAQAALREDDILLTYNGTTIEDFDHLFNLVNLSEVGERVEIELIRNGTRIRATVPIGRRPPEDRIR; encoded by the coding sequence ATGTCGGACGTCGTCCGTAAATCGTCCCCGGCGGCGATCGTCTTGAGCGTCGTGATCGCGGCTCTCGGATCGCCCGCCGTGGCTCAAGAGGCCGCGACGGCGGTCGATCAGGCTTCGCCACGGCTCGTGGCGGTGGACTCGCTTGAGGCGAAGATCGAACCGCTCACGCTCGAGACACGCGCCAACGAGTTCCGCGCCCTGGCGCGCGACGTGGCGGCGTTGGAGTCGGAGCTGGGCATCTTCAAACGCGTCGCCAAGCTCGTTGCGCCGAGCGTTGTTCACATCGAAGCCCGGCCGATCAACGAACACCGCGTCCGCGGCGGACAAGAAGCGGGATCGGGCGTCATCGTCCACTTCCGTGGCAAGCCTTACGTGCTGACCAACCGCCACGTCATCAAGCACTCGTCACCGAGTCATATCCGTGTGCAGTTGGTCGACGGTCGTCCGTTCCGCCCGGAACAGTTGTGGAGCGACAGCGAGACCGACGTCGCGGTGATGTCGGTTGGCAAAGCGGACGCCATTGGCCTCGTGCCCGCGGTGCTCGGCGACAGCTCGCAACTCGAGATCGGCGAACAGGTGATGGCCTTCGGGAGCCCCTTCGGCCTCAGCCACAGCGTCACGCGCGGCATCGTCAGCGCCAAAGGTCGTTATAACCTCGACCTGGGCGACGGCGAGGTCGAGCTGCAGAACTTCTTGCAGACCGACGCGGCCATCAACCCGGGCAACTCGGGCGGTCCGCTGGTGAGCCTCCGCGGCGAGGTCGTCGGCCTCAACACGGCGATCGCTAGTTCCAGCGGCGGAAACGAGGGGATCGGCTTCTCGATCCCGATCAACCTGGCGACCCGCATTGCGGGCCAGCTGATCGAGAACGGCGAAGCGCAGCGTGGCTACCTCGGCGTCGAGTTCGACGCGATGTTCAACGAACAGCGGGCGCGCTCGGCGGGCCTGCCGCGGCTGTTCGGCGCGCGCATCACCGCGATCAAGACCGACTCGCCCGCGGCCCAAGCGGCGCTGCGCGAGGACGACATCCTGCTGACTTACAACGGCACGACGATCGAGGACTTCGATCATCTCTTCAATCTAGTGAACCTTAGCGAGGTCGGCGAGCGGGTCGAGATCGAGCTGATCCGTAACGGCACGCGTATCCGCGCGACGGTGCCGATCGGCCGCCGGCCGCCCGAAGATCGGATTCGTTAG